From a single Halarsenatibacter silvermanii genomic region:
- a CDS encoding DUF6115 domain-containing protein, producing the protein MIHVAVAWILLAVGLLLIAAGIFTKKFILKTRTSRSVEERRVNPYQEKGLSVSDLKSDQTGGFAKTKRSKNKTPSSKAGNRAAARYRQTMENDGVSQDNRAERNGSRDEALDPKKERLNRVNEELDDLIEEIVQREKVLKRKVQSLDREQAKIIRKASFKETFDEEYNHLKQGGIPDHYRQVIDLHEEGKNREEIAESLGLGLRETDLIIKMHGSEEADDDG; encoded by the coding sequence GTGATACACGTGGCAGTAGCCTGGATTTTGCTGGCAGTCGGCCTGCTTTTGATTGCGGCAGGTATATTTACCAAAAAATTCATCCTGAAAACCCGGACTTCCCGCAGTGTCGAGGAGCGTCGGGTGAATCCCTACCAGGAAAAAGGCCTCTCGGTCAGCGATCTTAAGTCTGATCAGACCGGAGGTTTTGCGAAAACTAAACGATCTAAAAACAAAACTCCCAGCAGTAAAGCCGGTAATAGAGCTGCTGCCAGATATCGTCAGACCATGGAAAACGACGGTGTTTCGCAGGATAATAGAGCAGAGAGGAACGGTTCCCGGGATGAAGCTCTGGACCCAAAAAAGGAGAGGCTGAACAGAGTAAATGAAGAGCTGGACGATCTGATCGAGGAGATCGTACAGAGGGAAAAAGTATTGAAAAGAAAAGTTCAAAGTCTGGATCGAGAACAGGCAAAGATAATCAGAAAGGCCAGCTTTAAGGAGACATTCGATGAGGAGTACAATCATTTAAAACAGGGAGGTATCCCGGATCACTATCGTCAGGTCATAGATCTTCATGAAGAGGGGAAAAACCGGGAGGAAATAGCAGAATCTCTGGGCCTGGGTCTGAGAGAGACCGATTTAATCATAAAGATGCATGGAAGTGAGGAAGCAGATGATGATGGTTGA
- the flgF gene encoding flagellar basal-body rod protein FlgF produces the protein MIRGLYTSATGMAVNEARMDTLSNNIANVDTDGFKKDRRIVESFEDALLHRIQAGERQEIGGLGPGAGIDESYTDFSQGGIKETEADLDLALNGDGFFAVETPEGVRYTRRGNFTMDSDGLIVNDDGYPLLGEEGPLQVLPGEITTVDTDGTVYSGGLEVDELIIADFDDRNLLEQEGYSLYAQAEAEEVEPEEFEVKQGFVERSNVEIVKEMVDMIEATRHYETNQRAVRAQDETLQRAVNDIASLM, from the coding sequence ATGATAAGAGGCCTTTATACTTCTGCAACAGGAATGGCTGTCAATGAAGCCCGGATGGACACTTTGAGCAACAATATAGCCAATGTGGATACCGACGGCTTCAAAAAAGATAGAAGAATTGTTGAATCCTTCGAGGATGCTCTGCTGCATCGAATACAGGCCGGCGAGCGTCAGGAGATCGGAGGGCTCGGCCCGGGAGCGGGAATCGACGAGAGTTATACTGATTTCAGCCAGGGAGGAATCAAAGAGACAGAGGCAGATCTCGACCTCGCTCTCAACGGGGATGGTTTTTTCGCCGTCGAGACCCCGGAAGGAGTCCGTTATACCAGAAGGGGAAATTTTACCATGGATTCCGACGGGCTGATAGTCAACGATGACGGCTATCCGCTGCTCGGTGAAGAGGGGCCTTTGCAGGTGCTGCCCGGAGAGATAACCACAGTCGATACAGATGGCACGGTATATTCAGGTGGTCTGGAAGTCGATGAATTGATCATCGCCGATTTTGATGATAGGAATCTGCTGGAACAGGAAGGTTATTCACTTTATGCCCAGGCTGAAGCCGAGGAAGTCGAACCGGAAGAATTTGAAGTCAAGCAGGGTTTTGTGGAGAGGTCGAATGTTGAAATTGTTAAGGAGATGGTCGATATGATCGAAGCTACCAGGCATTATGAGACCAATCAGCGTGCCGTCAGGGCTCAGGATGAGACTCTGCAGAGGGCTGTTAATGATATAGCCAGCTTAATGTAA
- a CDS encoding DUF342 domain-containing protein — MGENKNIARELELEAKSEDEARDKAISKWEKDIEVDPDLVQVELLEERSGFLGMGSKDNLYRISLDNNEANTEEIEKKLEYMEEDLAVDGDFEINFTKDGIMLQLIPPRGEGDWPGYYDIRERVEELGLKEVDWQVVQELLDELDEEEEQEPVKIAPRLPELDQDASVEIDISNDKMKVTLDYEPARGGEEITVEEIEKKLKEEGIVHGIKSDKLEEIAGSKKEIRGTVVAEGDKPEPGEDASLNYLCEIEKENIGTEREDGSINFFDRDLITNVEPGEVLVSREPPVEGEPGKTVTGEVVEPEKPKDVNLPAGKNVRVEDDNLIAAEEGQVVKKRNKISVSPVYKVQGDLNLDVGNVDFVGSVVIAGDVQEGFQVKAEDDIEVKGKVFAADLEAGGGIKINNGFIGKGKGSIKAGGDVEIKFIENGEVESGGSLIVGDAIMHSRVSAAEKIILKESGKGLIVGGRSRAGKGIEAGVIGSSLATDTRVEVGIDPGLKEKLDELEGKLEKNKQNLTKTKKALNMLEKLKEQKGELPQDKRMMELRLKKTEKDLEESRQEMEERQEELKKRAGENRRGKIKVRKKVHPGVNISVGNSSSFVKDTQDRTSFVEEEGEVRQKPL, encoded by the coding sequence GGCCCGGGATAAAGCAATTTCTAAGTGGGAAAAGGATATAGAAGTCGATCCCGATCTGGTTCAGGTTGAGCTCCTCGAGGAGCGCTCCGGGTTTTTGGGTATGGGAAGCAAGGATAATCTTTACAGAATCAGCCTGGATAATAATGAGGCAAATACAGAAGAGATTGAAAAGAAGCTTGAGTATATGGAGGAAGACCTCGCGGTCGATGGGGATTTCGAGATAAATTTCACCAAGGATGGGATTATGCTCCAGTTGATCCCTCCCAGGGGAGAAGGTGATTGGCCCGGTTATTACGATATACGCGAAAGGGTGGAAGAGCTGGGGTTAAAAGAGGTCGACTGGCAGGTTGTTCAGGAACTGCTGGATGAACTCGATGAAGAGGAGGAACAGGAGCCGGTTAAAATTGCTCCCAGGCTTCCCGAACTCGATCAGGATGCTTCGGTGGAGATCGACATTAGCAATGATAAAATGAAAGTCACGCTCGATTATGAGCCCGCCCGCGGCGGAGAGGAGATAACCGTCGAAGAGATTGAGAAGAAGCTCAAAGAAGAGGGTATCGTCCATGGAATTAAAAGCGATAAGCTCGAAGAGATAGCCGGCAGCAAAAAGGAAATCCGTGGAACTGTAGTGGCCGAAGGAGATAAACCGGAACCGGGCGAAGATGCATCCTTGAATTATCTCTGCGAAATTGAAAAAGAGAATATAGGAACAGAGCGAGAGGACGGATCGATAAACTTTTTTGACCGCGATCTGATCACCAATGTTGAACCCGGGGAGGTGCTGGTCAGCCGCGAACCCCCCGTGGAGGGAGAGCCCGGAAAGACGGTGACCGGAGAGGTGGTTGAACCCGAGAAACCGAAAGATGTAAATCTGCCCGCTGGAAAAAATGTCAGAGTTGAGGACGATAATTTGATAGCAGCAGAAGAGGGGCAGGTTGTGAAGAAAAGAAATAAAATTTCCGTATCTCCGGTCTACAAAGTTCAGGGAGATCTGAACCTTGATGTTGGCAATGTGGATTTTGTGGGCAGCGTGGTGATCGCTGGAGATGTGCAGGAAGGTTTTCAGGTGAAGGCAGAGGACGATATCGAAGTGAAGGGTAAAGTTTTTGCTGCGGATCTTGAAGCCGGAGGAGGTATAAAGATCAACAACGGTTTTATAGGCAAGGGAAAAGGCAGCATAAAAGCCGGGGGAGATGTGGAAATTAAATTTATCGAGAATGGAGAGGTGGAAAGCGGCGGCAGTTTAATAGTCGGAGATGCTATAATGCACAGCCGTGTTTCGGCTGCAGAGAAGATAATTTTAAAGGAATCCGGAAAAGGTCTGATCGTGGGCGGCCGGTCCCGTGCCGGCAAAGGAATTGAGGCCGGAGTCATAGGTTCTTCTCTGGCCACCGATACCAGAGTAGAGGTAGGGATCGATCCCGGGCTCAAAGAGAAGCTGGATGAGCTGGAAGGAAAGCTGGAAAAAAACAAACAGAATCTGACCAAGACCAAAAAAGCTCTCAATATGCTGGAAAAACTCAAGGAACAGAAGGGTGAGCTGCCCCAGGACAAAAGAATGATGGAGCTGAGATTGAAGAAGACCGAAAAAGACCTCGAGGAATCGCGACAGGAGATGGAAGAAAGACAGGAAGAGCTCAAAAAGCGGGCCGGCGAGAACAGACGGGGCAAGATTAAAGTGAGAAAAAAAGTGCATCCCGGGGTCAATATTTCGGTTGGAAATTCTTCCAGCTTCGTAAAGGATACCCAGGATAGGACTTCTTTCGTGGAAGAAGAGGGAGAGGTAAGACAAAAACCCCTATAA
- the flgG gene encoding flagellar basal-body rod protein FlgG: MIRALYTSATGMKTQQTNTDIISNNLSNVNTTGFKRQRPNFQDLVYEESRHPGTPNAMGEEIPVGTEIGHGARISATQKLFTQGSFEETGNPLDLVIEGDGFFQVTMPDGSTAYTRDGAFKMDSTGSIVTADGHSLEPPVEIPEDATDISVTSDGTVSYRIGGEDEMTEAGEIELVHFTNPAGLSSQGRNLFQETDASGPPIAGRPGEDGLGTIEQGFLEMSNVEVVDEMVNMITAQRAYESNSRSIQASDEMLQTANQLRR; encoded by the coding sequence ATGATCAGGGCACTTTATACTTCGGCAACAGGAATGAAGACTCAGCAGACCAATACCGACATTATTTCCAATAATCTTTCCAATGTCAACACGACCGGTTTTAAAAGACAGCGTCCCAACTTTCAGGATCTGGTATATGAAGAGAGCAGACATCCTGGCACCCCCAATGCCATGGGCGAAGAAATACCGGTGGGCACGGAGATAGGACATGGCGCCCGAATTTCAGCCACCCAGAAGCTCTTCACACAGGGCAGCTTCGAGGAGACAGGAAATCCCCTGGATCTGGTTATTGAGGGCGACGGATTTTTCCAGGTTACAATGCCAGATGGCAGCACCGCCTATACCAGGGATGGAGCCTTTAAAATGGACAGCACAGGGAGCATCGTGACAGCAGATGGACATTCCCTGGAACCGCCCGTGGAGATTCCCGAAGATGCCACGGATATCTCGGTAACCAGCGATGGGACAGTGAGCTACAGGATAGGCGGCGAAGATGAGATGACAGAAGCCGGAGAAATTGAGCTGGTTCATTTTACCAATCCGGCCGGACTTTCCAGTCAGGGCCGCAATCTGTTTCAGGAGACCGACGCTTCCGGTCCCCCCATCGCCGGACGCCCGGGCGAAGATGGCCTGGGAACCATCGAACAGGGTTTTCTCGAGATGTCGAATGTAGAGGTTGTAGATGAGATGGTCAATATGATAACAGCGCAGAGAGCTTATGAATCTAATTCTCGCTCAATTCAGGCCTCGGATGAGATGTTACAGACGGCCAATCAGCTGAGAAGATAA